The sequence TAAAAACATCTCTTTTTGCGATATTTCTATTTTTTTCATTTGTCTAATACAAAAGCATTTACTGCATGAAAGAAAATAGAAATCTCATCAAAAATTAATTATTTTATAAAAATTGCCTGTTTTCTTAGAACCACTATATAGTCAAAATCAATTTTTTGTTTTAGTAAAGCCTTGAAATAGCAAACTGATATTTAATGTATTAACTAAAACTTTAGCAAATATATTTATGATAAATAAAAGCCGGAAATCACCAATTTAGATTTCCGGCTTTTTTCATTTATGAAAACGAACAATAGATTTGTTTTTTCTAAAAAATGTATAAGTTTATCTAAAATTTTAATTTTATAAATTATTGATAATGAAACGAATTGCAATTTTTGCGTCCGGTTCTGGAACAAATACTCAAGCTATTATCGAATATTTTGGGAATAAAAATAATATTGAAATTGCATTGGTATTATCAAATAAAAAATCGGCCTACGTTCTCGAAAGAGCAAAAAAATATGGCATTGAAGCTGCAACTTTCAGCAAAAACGATTTGAACAATTCAATGCGAATTATCGAAATTCTAAAAGAGAAACAAATTGACTTGATAGTTTTGGCAGGTTTCCTATTGTTAATTCCGGAAAGTTTGATTCGACATTTTCCACGAAAAATTATAAATATTCATCCTGCACTTCTTCCCAAATATGGAGGAAAAGGTATGTATGGAATGAAAGTGCATCAAGCTGTAATAGAAAATTCAGAAATTGAAAGTGGTATTAGCATTCATTTCGTAAATTCAAAATACGATGAAGGAGAATTAATTTTTCAGGCGAAATGTAAAATAGACAGCTCTGATAATCCGGAAAGTCTCGCAAAAAAAATTCACCAGCTCGAATACGAACATTTCCCAAATACGATTGAACAAGTTTTGAACAAAATTTAAAAATAGAATAAACCTATATTAAAAATTTCGTTCTGATAAAGAGTTATCAATTCTTCAAACTGTTCAATATTTTGCTTTTTCACTGGCTCTACCGGGGGAGCTTTAATTTTTAGAGGATCTACTGCAGTTCCGTTTTTATAAAATCTGAAATCGAGATGCGGACCAGTTGCTAAACCGGAGCTTCCAACATATCCAATCACATCGCCTTGCTTTACATAAGCACCCTGATTCATCCCCTTTGAATAGCGCGAAAAGTGCATGTAAACAGTTGTATAAATACTGTTGTGTTTAATTTTTAGATAACGACCGCCACCATTTTTTTGGTATCCCTTTTTAATGATTACTCCATCGCCAATTGCCAAAACCGGTGTCCCTGCCGGAGCGGCATAGTCTATCCCATGATGTGGACGGCGAATTTTCAAAACAGGATGAAACCGGCTGTTAGAAAATTTCGAGCTAATTCGCGAAAACCTTAGTGGCGCTTTCAAAAATGCTTTTCGTAAACTATTTCCATTTTCGTCGAAATAGCTCATAGTATTATCTTGCTCAAACTGAAAAGCATAAAAATCGGTATTCATATGCCTAAAAACTGAAGTGTAAATGTTACTTATTCCTACCGACTGACTATCAACAAATTGCTCATCGTAAAGTATTTTGAAAGCATCTCCTTTTTGTATTCCAAAAAAATCTATCGACCAGGCATAAATTTCCGATAATTCAATTGCTAAAACCGGATTTAAATTATTCTCTTTTATTGCATTCCAAAGTGAAGATTCAATTCTACCTGAAGCTGTTTTTCTTCGGGTAATTATTTCCTTTTTCTTCATAAAAACTTCTATTGAATCTTTTAAATCGAATACCACATAGTCGATTGGTGAATGTTCATAAACAAAATAGTGGAGTTGCCTACTACTGTCTTTTTTGCAAAATGCAGTATATTTCTGATTGAATTTAATTTTTCGAAGATCGAATATTCCTTTTGATTTTTTCGCAATTTTGTCAATTATAAAAGCCGAAATATCATATTTTGTCAAAATCTCAGACAAATTCTGATTTCTTTTTACAATTCCATTAAATATCTCAAATGAGTCTATTGGAATTTCATATTTATAAATTGTAGGTTTTGGTTCTTGAATTACTTGTTCATTTTCTATCTGTAAATCGAGATTTGTAATTTCACTCTCGTAAAAATAATAGCATAGCATGCCCAAAACTAAAGAAACAATCCCAATTGCCAGAAAATCCTTTTTCAAAATAAAATCCATTTTTTTTTAATATAAAAAGACAAGAACGACATGTTTATATTTCTGGTATGAAATTCTCAAAAAATATATGTGGTAGCAAAAAATCACACTTCGAAAATGACTGTTTTTCATTGAAAAATGCAATAATTAAAAAATAACTAAATTTGAAAATTATTAATTAAAATTAGAAAAAATGAAAATTTTAAGAAAGATAGTAATTTGGTTAGTAGCAATATTTATCATTGTTTTTGGAATAACATTTGCTCTTCCTACCTCGGTTTATATGGAACGCTCAATTACTATTAATTCTCAGGCAGAAATTGTATTCGACCAACTAAACAATTTTAAAAACATGCAAAATTGGTCTCCCTGGCACGATATTGATACCACAACTATTTATACATACAACGAAATTCCGGAAGGTGTGGGTGCAAGCTACAAATGGAAAAGCAATGACCCTAATGTAGGATCAGGAATGATGACTATTATAAAAAGCAAACCTTTTGAATATATCGAAACCGAGTTAGATTTTAATCGCGGAAACACTTCTTTAGCCGGATACAAGTTAGAACCTGCCGGAGAATACACAAAACTTATATGGTGGTTCGCCCACAATTTTAGCAGCCAATTTGAAAGATATATGGGATTAATTTTCGAAATAATGTTAGCCCCTGATTACGAAAAAGGACTTGAAAATATTAAAGAAATATGTGAAAATATGCCATCAATTGAAAAAACAAAAATTGAAATTACTGATTTCCCAGGACAACTTTATATCGGGATTAAAGATAAATGCCCCATAAGCGAGATCGGGATCAAAATGGGTGAATTCTATGGAGAACTTATGGGATTTGTTCAAAAAACCGGAATTCAAATGACCAAACCACCATTTTCGGTTTATTTTTCGGAACCAACAGATGTTATTGAATTTGCAGCATGTATTCCTATCGAAGACGAAATTAAGACCGAAGGTAGAATTATAGTTGGTAAAATTAAAAAAGGGAAAATGGCTGTGGCAAAGCATTTCGGAAACTATAACCAATTACCTCTTACATATCAATCTATAACAAATTGGATTATGGAAAATAATAAAACAATTGTTGGGCCTTTATGGGAAGAATATATTACCGATCCAATGGTTGAAAAAGACACTTCGAAATGGCTGACTAAGGTTTATTTTCCCATTGAATAGAGTATTTGGAGATATTATTTCAAATATTCAAATTATCATCTGTGAATCTGTGGCAATTTGTCCGCAAATAATTATTTCGTATAGTTCAAGATTTAATATTTTCTGGCAAAAAAAATCAAATATCAGAATCAATATGGTTCTAATCTTTTCCCTTTTTTTTATTTGAACAATTTAATTTATTGCAATTATATAAAATTGATTTTTGGATATAGGATTTTATGATAATTTCAATTCTCAAGATTCAGTTACTGATGAGTTGAACACTACGATACATATAATATGCTATTTTTCAATATATTAGAAAATATTTCTTCACTATAAATTCGCAGGCATTTTCAAATTAAAATATCTACATATGTATATTAAAATAATTTTTCTATAATTGTACTTTATTACTTAAATTATTTTATGTTTGTTTAAATTACTAAATTTTTAGTTTAACATGATTAAAAAAATACTTGTTGCAAACAGAGGTGAAATTGCTATTAGAGTTATGCGTTCGTGTCGCGAAATGGACATAAGAAGTGTAGCTGTTTTCAGCGAAGCCGACCGTTCGTCTATGCACGTGCGTTATGCCGACGAAGCCTACTTTATTGGTCCTTCACCTTCATCGGAAAGCTATCTTAAAATTGACAATATAATTGATGCTGCCAAAAAATCGAATGTTGATGCAATTCATCCCGGTTACGGATTTTTGTCGGAAAATGCTGAATTTTCGAAACGATGTAAAAAAGAAGGAATTATTTTTATTGGACCTTCGGCAGAAGTAATTTCTGTGATGGGAGATAAAATTAGTGCTCGTCAAAAAATGGTAGATTCAGGAGTACCTGTTGTTCCCGGAAACAAAGAATGTATTTCGAGTGCAGAAGAAGCGATTAAGATTGTCGAAAAGGTAGGTTTACCGGTAATGATAAAAGCATCTGCCGGTGGTGGTGGTAAAGGGATGAGGCTTGTTAAACAAATGAGCGATTTAGCTAATGGAATTAGAGCTGCGAAATCTGAAGCACTTGCTTCATTTTCTGATGATTCGGTTTATATTGAAAAATATATTGAATCCCCTCATCATATCGAATTTCAGATATTAGCTGATAGTTTTGGGAATACAATTCATCTTTGCGAACGCGAGTGCTCTATTCAACGCCGACACCAAAAAGTTATTGAAGAGACTCCCTCACCGTTGATGACTGCAAAACTCAGAGATGAAATGGGAAAACATGCTATTGCTGCCGCAGAATCTGTAGCTTATGAAGGTGCCGGAACTGTCGAATTTCTTGTTGATAATAATCTAAATTATTATTTTCTGGAAATGAATACCAGACTTCAGGTTGAGCATCCAATAACCGAAAGGGTTGTTGGAGTAGATTTAGTAAAGCAACAAATAAAAATTGCAAATGGCGAAAAATTGCAAATTACGCAAGAAGAGGTTTCGCAAAACGGCCATGCTATCGAATGCAGGATTTATGCCGAAGACCCCGATAATAATTTCATGCCATACCCCGGATTGATCAAACATATTACTGAGCCACTCGGTCTGGGTGTCCGCCACGATGGTTATGTTTACGAAGGTTATGAAATTCCAATGTATTACGACCCAATGATTTCTAAACTGATAATTTGGGCAAATACAAGAGAAGAAGCCATTAAAAGAATGAAGCGTGCATTATATGCCTACAAAATTACTGGCGTGAAAACCTCAATAAAATTTCTTGAACGTATAATGAAAACTCCCGATTTTGTGAATGGAAAATACGATACCCATTTCATTGAAGACAATGAAGATTTTCTTATGAAAGCGGAAAAATGTGTAGCCGACTGCGAAGATGTAGCAATTATTGCAGCATTCATAGATTATACTGATAAATTAAAACCTAAAGAAACCGGGAAGACAAACGAATCTACAAACAATTGGAAAGAATTTGGAAGACGTAAAAATATTCTACGACTTTAAAAATTAAACCAAAAACGCTATTTATGGGAAATAGTTTCATGTATGAAAATACATTTCGACTACAAATTTCCCTTTTTAAAACAAATACAAAAAACTTAATATTATGTCATTAGAAATAAAAATAGGCGATAGAATTGCACAAATAGAGTTATTGTCTCGGCAAAATAATATTGTGAAAGTAAAAGTAGATGAAAAAATTTATGACATTGATATTCTTTTAGTTGAAAGAGGAGTTTATTCAATTCTTTACAACAATCAATCGCACAACATAGAGTTCTGCGAAAAAGGAGATCCAAAAAAATACACGATTAATACCTACTTAAATAGCTTTGATGTTGAGATTATCGATGCAGAAACAAAATATATTCAAAACAGAAAATCTGGTTCCGATGAAGGTGGTGAAAATGAAATAAGTTCGCCAATGCCCGGAAAAGTTGTAAAAATTCTTGTTGAGGAAGGCGAAGAAGTAAAAGCCGGACAAACAGTAATTATAGTTAGTGCAATGAAAATGGAAAGCGAGTATAAAGCTGCAAACGATGGGATTATCAAAAAAATATTTGTTGAGGAAGAAGAAACTGTGGATGGTGGTCAGATTTTATTAGCAATCGAATAAAAAAACATTATTTTTAACAATAGCTGACAAACATTACATTAAACATTAATAATTCATAATTTATAATTCATAATTAACTATGTCATTATTAGAAAAGAAATTTGAGAAATTTGAAGAGTTAAACAAAACTGCCGAACTTGGAGGTGGTGAAGCAAGAATTGAAAAACATCATAAGGGAGGAAAAAAAACTGCGAGAGAACGAGTAAGCATCTTGTTCGATGAAGGTACTTTTGTAGAGTTAGACAAACTGGTTACTCACCGCACATTCGACTTTGGTATGGAAAAAAATCGGATATTAGGCGATGGTGTAATTTCCGGCTATGGAAAAATTGACGGAAGATTAGTTTATGTGTTTGCTCAGGATTTCACTGTATTTGGAGGAACTTTAAGCAGAGCTAATGCCGATAAAATAATTAAAGTGATGAAAATGGCACTGCAAAACGGTGCACCAATTATTGGTCTGAACGATTCGGGAGGTGCTCGAATTCAGG comes from Bacteroidota bacterium and encodes:
- the purN gene encoding phosphoribosylglycinamide formyltransferase, producing the protein MKRIAIFASGSGTNTQAIIEYFGNKNNIEIALVLSNKKSAYVLERAKKYGIEAATFSKNDLNNSMRIIEILKEKQIDLIVLAGFLLLIPESLIRHFPRKIINIHPALLPKYGGKGMYGMKVHQAVIENSEIESGISIHFVNSKYDEGELIFQAKCKIDSSDNPESLAKKIHQLEYEHFPNTIEQVLNKI
- a CDS encoding peptidoglycan DD-metalloendopeptidase family protein, producing the protein MDFILKKDFLAIGIVSLVLGMLCYYFYESEITNLDLQIENEQVIQEPKPTIYKYEIPIDSFEIFNGIVKRNQNLSEILTKYDISAFIIDKIAKKSKGIFDLRKIKFNQKYTAFCKKDSSRQLHYFVYEHSPIDYVVFDLKDSIEVFMKKKEIITRRKTASGRIESSLWNAIKENNLNPVLAIELSEIYAWSIDFFGIQKGDAFKILYDEQFVDSQSVGISNIYTSVFRHMNTDFYAFQFEQDNTMSYFDENGNSLRKAFLKAPLRFSRISSKFSNSRFHPVLKIRRPHHGIDYAAPAGTPVLAIGDGVIIKKGYQKNGGGRYLKIKHNSIYTTVYMHFSRYSKGMNQGAYVKQGDVIGYVGSSGLATGPHLDFRFYKNGTAVDPLKIKAPPVEPVKKQNIEQFEELITLYQNEIFNIGLFYF
- the accC gene encoding acetyl-CoA carboxylase biotin carboxylase subunit gives rise to the protein MIKKILVANRGEIAIRVMRSCREMDIRSVAVFSEADRSSMHVRYADEAYFIGPSPSSESYLKIDNIIDAAKKSNVDAIHPGYGFLSENAEFSKRCKKEGIIFIGPSAEVISVMGDKISARQKMVDSGVPVVPGNKECISSAEEAIKIVEKVGLPVMIKASAGGGGKGMRLVKQMSDLANGIRAAKSEALASFSDDSVYIEKYIESPHHIEFQILADSFGNTIHLCERECSIQRRHQKVIEETPSPLMTAKLRDEMGKHAIAAAESVAYEGAGTVEFLVDNNLNYYFLEMNTRLQVEHPITERVVGVDLVKQQIKIANGEKLQITQEEVSQNGHAIECRIYAEDPDNNFMPYPGLIKHITEPLGLGVRHDGYVYEGYEIPMYYDPMISKLIIWANTREEAIKRMKRALYAYKITGVKTSIKFLERIMKTPDFVNGKYDTHFIEDNEDFLMKAEKCVADCEDVAIIAAFIDYTDKLKPKETGKTNESTNNWKEFGRRKNILRL
- a CDS encoding acetyl-CoA carboxylase biotin carboxyl carrier protein subunit is translated as MSLEIKIGDRIAQIELLSRQNNIVKVKVDEKIYDIDILLVERGVYSILYNNQSHNIEFCEKGDPKKYTINTYLNSFDVEIIDAETKYIQNRKSGSDEGGENEISSPMPGKVVKILVEEGEEVKAGQTVIIVSAMKMESEYKAANDGIIKKIFVEEEETVDGGQILLAIE